One part of the Glycine soja cultivar W05 chromosome 11, ASM419377v2, whole genome shotgun sequence genome encodes these proteins:
- the LOC114374151 gene encoding NAC transcription factor 56-like, with translation MESTDSSSGSQQPNLPPGFRFHPTDEELVVHYLKKKAASAPLPVAIIAEVDLYKFDPWELPAKAAFGEQEWYFFTPRDRKYPNGARPNRAATSGYWKATGTDKPVLTSGGTQKVGVKKALVFYGGKPPRGIKTNWIMHEYRLTDNKPNNRPPPGCDLGNKKNTLRLDDWVLCRIYKKSNTHRSPMEHDREDSMDDMIGGIPPSINVGHMSARFHHLSKMTTAYNNGALLENDHHNLLEGMMIGNSNGGMNTTTTTTPGPMSSHLGGSKEELSFVPTMTHSSNTSKRTLSSLYWNDEDVAGTSSSNKRFNLELSGDNNNHGSVVRDDQENGTASSIATLLNQLPQTPSLHQQSILGSIGDGLLRTTYQIPGMNWYA, from the exons ATGGAAAGCACCGACTCATCAAGCGGTTCACAACAACCGAACCTGCCACCTGGGTTTCGGTTCCACCCCACTGATGAAGAGCTTGTAGTTCACTACCTCAAGAAAAAAGCAGCTTCTGCTCCTCTTCCGGTAGCCATCATCGCCGAGGTTGATCTCTACAAGTTCGATCCATGGGAGCTACCCG CTAAGGCCGCGTTTGGGGAGCAGGAGTGGTATTTCTTTACTCCGAGGGACAGGAAGTATCCGAACGGCGCGAGGCCAAACAGGGCGGCGACATCTGGGTATTGGAAGGCTACTGGGACTGATAAGCCTGTGTTGACCTCTGGTGGGACCCAAAAGGTTGGGGTGAAGAAGGCTTTGGTTTTCTATGGAGGGAAGCCCCCAAGAGGGATCAAAACCAAttggatcatgcatgagtataGGCTAACTGATAACAAGCCTAACAATAGGCCTCCTCCTGGTTGTGACTTGGGCAACAAGAAAAACACTCTAAGG CTTGATGATTGGGTGCTGTGCCGAATCTACAAGAAGAGCAACACGCATAGGTCACCCATGGAGCATGACAGGGAAGATTCAATGGATGACATGATTGGAGGGATTCCTCCATCCATCAACGTGGGCCACATGAGTGCGAGGTTTCATCATCTTTCAAAGATGACGACAGCCTACAACAACGGTGCATTGTTGGAAAATGATCACCACAACTTGTTGGAAGGGATGATGATAGGTAACAGCAACGGAGGGATGAACACAACTACTACTACTACACCTGGTCCCATGTCATCTCACTTAGGGGGATCCAAGGAAGAGCTTTCTTTTGTTCCAACCATGACTCACTCTTCAAACACTTCTAAGAGAACACTTTCATCACTGTATTGGAACGATGAGGATGTGGCGGGTACATCATCTTCGAACAAAAGGTTCAATTTGGAATTAAGTGGGGACAATAATAACCATGGAAGTGTTGTGAGGGATGATCAAGAGAATGGCACTGCTTCCTCTATTGCCACTCTGCTTAATCAACTCCCTCAAACCCCTTCATTGCACCAACAATCAATATTGGGGTCAATAGGTGATGGACTTCTTAGAACAACATACCAAATACCAGGAATGAATTGGTATGCTTAG
- the LOC114376968 gene encoding 60S ribosomal protein L5-like — protein sequence MVYVKAQKSKAYFKRYQVKFKRRREGKTDYRARIRLINQDKNKYNTPKYRFVVRFSNKDIVAQIISASIAGDLVLATAYSHELPRYGLEVGLTNYAAAYCTGLLLARRVLKTLEMDEEYEGNVEATGEDYSVEPAESRRPFRALLDVGLVRTTTGNRVFGALKGALDGGLDIPHSDKRFAGFDKEKKELDAEVHRKYVFGGHVAAYMKILAEDEPEKYQSHFSEYIKRGIEADGIEALYKKVHAAIRADPTLRKSDKQPPKEHKRYNMKKLTYEERKAKLIARVAAINSAADSDEDDE from the exons ATG GTGTACGTCAAGGCTCAGAAATCAAAAGCCTACTTCAAGAGATATCAAGTCAAGttcaagagaagaagag AGGGAAAAACCGATTACCGTGCCAGGATTCGGTTGATTAATCAGGACAAGAACAAATATAACACTCCGAAATACCGATTTGTGGTTCGCTTT AGCAACAAGGACATTGTTGCACAAATAATATCTGCTAGCATTGCCGGCGATTTAGTTCTTGCTACAGCATATTCACATGAGCTGCCACGATATGGTCTTGAAGTAGGACTTACAAATTATGCAGCAG CTTATTGCACTGGTCTCCTGTTGGCCCGAAGAGTCCTCAAAACACTTGAAATGGATGAGGAGTACGAAGGAAATGTTGAG gCTACTGGAGAGGATTATTCAGTGGAACCTGCCGAGAGCAGGAGGCCATTCCGTGCACTCCTTGATGTTGGTCTTGTTAGGACTACAACAGGAAATCGCGTCTTTGGTGCCCTTAAG GGAGCTCTGGATGGGGGTTTGGATATTCCTCACAGCGACAAGAGGTTTGCTGGGTTTGATAAGGAGAAGAAGGAGCTTGATGCCGAGGTTCATcgcaaatatgtttttggtggACATGTTGCTGCCTATATGAAG ATCTTGGCAGAAGATGAACCAGAGAAATACCAGTCACACTTCAGCGAATACATCAAGCGTGGGATAGAGGCTGATGGTATTGAGGCACTTTACAAGAAGGTTCATGCTGCCATCCGTGCTGATCCTACTCTGAGGAAATCTGATAAGCAGCCCCCGAAGGAGCACAAGAG GTACAACATGAAGAAGCTGACTTATGAGGAAAGGAAGGCTAAGTTGATTGCACGTGTGGCGGCTATCAACTCTGCTGCTGAtagtgatgaagatgatgagtgA
- the LOC114377019 gene encoding 60S ribosomal protein L5-like, producing MVYVKAQKSKAYFKRYQVKFKRRREGKTDYRARIRLINQDKNKYNTPKYRFVVRFSNKDIVAQIISASIAGDLVLATAYSHELPRYGLEVGLTNYAAAYCTGLLLARRVLKTLEMDEEYKGNVEATGEDYSVEPAESRRPFRALLDVGLVRTTTGNRVFGALKGALDGGLDIPHSDKRFAGFDKEKKELDAEVHRKYVFGGHVAAYMKILAEDEPEKYQSHFSEYIKRGIEADGIEALYKKVHAAIRADPTLKKSDKQPPKEHKRYNMKKLTYEERKAKLVARVAAINSAADNDEDDE from the exons ATG GTGTACGTCAAGGCTCAGAAATCAAAAGCCTACTTCAAGAGATATCAAGTCAAGttcaagagaagaagag AGGGAAAAACCGATTACCGTGCCAGGATTCGGTTGATTAATCAGGACAAGAACAAATATAACACTCCGAAATACCGATTTGTGGTTCGCTTT AGCAACAAGGACATTGTTGCACAAATAATATCTGCTAGCATTGCCGGCGATTTAGTTCTTGCTACAGCATATTCACATGAGCTGCCACGATATGGTCTTGAAGTAGGACTTACAAATTATGCAGCAG CGTATTGCACTGGTCTCCTGTTGGCCCGAAGAGTCCTCAAAACACTTGAAATGGATGAGGAGTACAAAGGAAATGTTGAG gCTACTGGAGAGGATTATTCAGTGGAACCTGCCGAGAGCAGGAGGCCATTCCGTGCACTCCTTGATGTTGGTCTTGTTAGGACTACAACAGGAAATCGCGTCTTTGGTGCCCTTAAG GGAGCTCTGGATGGGGGTTTGGATATTCCTCACAGCGACAAGAGGTTTGCTGGGTTTGATAAGGAGAAGAAGGAGCTTGATGCCGAGGTTCATcgcaaatatgtttttggtggACATGTTGCTGCCTATATGAAG ATCTTGGCGGAAGATGAACCAGAGAAATACCAGTCACACTTCAGCGAATACATCAAGCGTGGGATAGAGGCTGATGGTATTGAGGCACTGTACAAGAAGGTTCATGCTGCCATCCGTGCTGATCCTACTCTCAAGAAATCTGATAAGCAGCCCCCGAAGGAGCACAAGAG GTACAACATGAAGAAGCTGACTTATGAGGAGAGGAAGGCTAAGTTGGTTGCACGCGTGGCAGCCATCAACTCTGCTGCTgataatgatgaagatgatgagtgA